cttttcattgaaccagagATGATCTCTTGGCATGACAACAATGGTAGAGTGGGAGATATACTACAGAATGAGTTTACAAATTGTAATTGAAAACACTTTTACTGTGACTGCTGGCCCACAGTGTGTTGTTAGATCTATTCAAATTTAGCATAGTAGTAGTGTCACACAACAGAATGGAGTGTACCATCTCAAGGACTATGCAGTGATCACCCCTGCCGATACCATCAAGAATGGATATGTCTCCGACAGGTAGATTAGTGAGAATGAAGTAGGTTTTTCCCTTTGTTGTTTGCTTGAGTACTCGTTACAGACCCATCACACAGCTATGCCTTATAGGATTTAATCACATTGGTCAGTACTGAGCCACTTTTGGTGATGGAAATTGAAGTCACAAGTTTAAAATCACAAATCTACGTCACCTTCAAGCATTTAGAACCAGTGTCACAAAACCATATCTGTCAGTTTGCATTACTATTCAACGATGGTAACCACAATACGAACAGATTGCATCTCACACACTAAAACAGTTCCTAACTCATACAGGAAAACATTCCATATAGCCAGTTTTCGTGGCATCTAAATGGTAGAAAGTAGACATAGCTACATGCCTATTTccaaatggagacagtggtcACCATCATTGAAACAACTGTGGCTGAACACATAGCCATTAGTGGGACTGACACGGTTGAAAATGACAGTATCCCTCTACCTAGTCCAGCTTTTCATAATATTACTTGCCTTCATCCCATAATCTCTTCTGATTTACAAGTTACATATGATGTAAGTATGCACATTTTGGTTTCTTCCGTCTCTGCATGGTCCTACCTTTGTGCTATTTGATTTCCACCTACTCAGGTACCTGCAATATGGCCAAGAAATGGTGGAAAAGCTAGAGGTAGAAAAGCAGGAACACAGTGATGAAGAAATACCATGACATGCTCTGAAACTCACACCCAGCAGCTCAGATAACAGAAAGCTTAGTCCTAGGTAGGTCATCAGACACCAGACAAAGACCTGCAGAAAGGGTAGGAACATTATAATAGAAGAAAGTGCTGTTGTGCATAAGCTTTTCTGATGATTTAGATTAGGCTTTGATGAAGAAGCTATGCAAGGTCAGTGATAAGCATGCATTAAATGTCTGGTGCAAAGCTGATTATCTATGCAGTATGAAGCTTGGTACTACCTTGGTGCCCAGCTTTGAAATGGGCTTGGCCCCTTCTTATCTAGTGCACAACCTGTTGTCAAATCCATTAACACTTTTTATTATACTATCTATTTCATGGCATGTGAACATCACAGGAAAAGCCAGCATTATTGCCTATCCATAAGAGCCCTTGAGACACTGATgttgagccaccttcttgaaccactgcagtcccacATGGTGCAGGTAGAGATTTGGTGGTATTAGGAAGGGGGCTGTAAGGATTTTTACTCAGGAACATCAAAGGGATAATATATTCCACATCATAAAGCTGCGTAACCTGAAACAAAACTTGTTGTATCATGTTGTTGCTATACATCTGTTGCCCTTTCCCTCTGATGTGAGAGTTCATTATTTtggaaggtgaatggaagatgtgtcaagttactgcagtgcaccttgcTGATTGTTCACAATGTTGCTATAATGTGTTGGTGATGCAGCAAGCAAATGTTTAAGGTATTAAATGAaatgccaatcaagctggctgctctGCCCTGGATACTAACCTAAATAACTCCTGCAAAGATATCCAGTTCTGAAGTGGCATTTGGTGAATGATGTCTTAGCTTTCAATGCAGCACAAGCAAAATCCACCCATCAATGCTGAGTGCATGCTCTGTAAGATTTTGGTGTTCACTTTAGTTTCAAGGACAAGCttaaatcacaaaaagttagcttACAAGTTCAATAGATAattgggaagacaaatggaatgttggcctttatttcaaatagaATAGGGCATAAAATAGGaaaatcttgctaaaactacacaaaGCCCTAGTTATGCTGCTCCTATAACacagtgaatagttttggtccagagaaaatgggaactgcagatgctgcagaatctgagataacaaagtgtgtaggtggatgaacacagcaggccaagcagcatcttaggagcacaaagctgatggTCTCATAGTTTTGGTCCCTTCATTTAAGGAATTATATAGTGCCATTGAAGACAGTTCAGAGCAATTTCACTAGGTTTGTCCCAGGCATACAGGAATTTTCTTATCAGGAAAGGTTGAAATAGTTGGGCTTGTCTTAGTCAGAGTCTAGAAGAATGACAGATGGCCTTATTGAAGCACAAGATTTTTTGGAGGCTTGATAGAGTAGATTGTTTCCTCTTATGGAAGAATATAGGGCCAGAAAACATAATCTTAAGAACAAGAAGTCAtctatttaagaaagagataaggaagaatttcttctttcagataatcagatcagccactagCTCCTTGAACGGTGGAACAGATCCACCAGGGCAAATGGCTGACTTTTGTCAGTCCattttatgttcttatggtcCTAAGTCAATTACAATTATGGATTGAATTCAGAGAGCCAGTCTAAGAGTTTACTTACCCTGATTGGCTACAAGGCACATTCCAGTTACAATAATGATTTCACGAGTTTTACAGAACATATTAAGTTCATCTCAATTGTATCAACTGCTAAAAAGTttcaaaaaaggaatgaaaccaacTGGACCACTGGGCACTAGAAAAAACATCGGCAAATAAAGCTATTTTGACTCTGCCAAAGTCTTCTGCACTAACatctgggggggggggatgatgccaaaattgggaaagctgtcttGGAGACTAGCTGGGCAAGAGGTTGACATAGTCACACTCGTGGAATCATATCTTTCAAAGTCCCAGACTCCATCACTACATTTATCCTGTCCTACTGTCAACAGGCCtggacagcacagtggtatacagttgggaaggAATTGCCTAGGGAGTCCTCAACTTTGAGCCTCTTAAGTCTCATGGCAGCATGTCAAACAAAGGCAAtaaaacttcctgctgattaacATGTACCACTCGCTCTTGGTTGATGAATCAGCATTCCTCCATATTGGAAGAAGCATCAAGGGTGGCAAGAGCACAGAATGGATTCTAGGTGGTGGACTTCAGGAGCGACTCAGTAGAATCATTATTGATGGAGCTGGTCAGGTCATAAAGGACTAGCTGCTAGACTGCGGCTGCAGAtgttgagggaaccaacaagggaaaaacatacttgacctcatcctcaccaatttgCAGTAAGAATGACTAccacacagtctttgtggagacaaagtcccacttccacattgagaataccctacATTATGTCATTTCTAAAAGTGACAGAATTCAAACAGACTCAGAAActcgagactgggcatccatggactatcagcagcagcaaaatCATATATCAAAAGAGTCTTCAagctcatggcctggcatatcccccatttTATCATTACCAAATTACTGTCAACTAAAGGGGTCAACCCTGGTTCGATGACGATTGCAGGACAGCACGTCAAGGCCAACATAAGGTTTACCTAAAAATGAGCtgccaacctgatgaagctacacAACTAAACCATTTGCAGGGCAACAGCATTCATAACCAACAGAGCTAagcgattccacaaccaacagatcagatcttaGTTCTGCAGTCTTACCACATCCAATTGTGAAGAGGGGTGGACAATTAAAGAATTTACAAGAGGAGAAGTTTGCACAAATATCCTCACGTCGATAATGGGGgctcagtgcaaaagataaggctgaaacatttgcaacaatctacaaccagaagtgccaagtggattaTCTAACTCAGCCTCCTCTAGAGGTGCCCAACATCTCAGTTGTTAGCCTTCTGCCAGTTCTATTCATTCAACGTGACATCAAAAAACAGTTGACGGCAATAGATACTGCAAAGACAATAGTCCCTGACAATATttcaacaatagtactgaaggcttgtgttccagaactttcCACACCCCTAGTCGAGCTGTTCTACAGCAGCGATAAAACACTgacatctatccaacaatgtagaaaattgaccaggtatgttctgtactcaaaaagcaggacaaaactaATCAGGCCAGTATCtgccccattagtctactcttgatcatcaataaagtgatggaaggtgtgatCAGCGTTATCAATTATCACATGCTCAATAATACACCCCTATTCATGATAACCAGTTTGGGTTCTACTAGGGTCACTCAGCTGCTGACTtgtttacagccttggtttaaacatggatgaaagaactgaattccagagatgaagttAGACTGACTGCACTTGACATTAAGGACCTATTTGCCTGTGTGTGGCATCATGGGGCCCTAGCAGAGCTGAAGTTAATGGGAATCAGGCAGAAATCTCTCCACTGGTTAGTTATACATGGCGAAAAGGATGGTGTGCCTGTTGGAACAGCTAttagggagggtcactggacctgaaacgttaactattatttctctccacaaatgctgccagacttgctgagattttccagcaacttctgcttttgtttcaaatcacTTCAATActctaataaaagcaaaatattgcagatgcctCAAGTCTGAAATGAAATTctagagaaagtcagcaggtctggaaacatctatGAAAAATGGAACAGTTAACATTGAACCCAATATCTCTTCCTTAATACCTTAATTCTCTGTTAACACAGTAAGGAATGCTGACTTACTTACTCACTCAGACCATCAGATCAAATCTCTTACTCGATCCTATAATGTATCTACCGTCATTGTGTTTAGTGTTAACAGCATATTATGTCAATGGCAGCCAAGCATCAGCCACTATAATACAGGCTGATGCAAAGTAACCACTTAAAATCACTGCCTTTTCTTGGGAATCCACCCCTTTCATAGCCCTGTCTTCTCATTGTCTTTTTATAACCAACATAGTTCGTAAagctgatgatgaagggtctaggcccgaaacgtcagcatttgtggtcctgagatgctgcttggcttgctgtgttcatccagcttcacactttgttatcatagttcATTAAGCTGTCAGTAATAATTATCCAAAATCTTCTTCCAATTGATCTTCCAGCTACTTTAATGTGAACTTTGGATGACATAAGGGAAACTTAAGAGTATGCAGTATCTATTCCTGTTCTCGTagcatttcttttcatttaatCCATAAAGCATTTTGGTTCAAGTTCTATTAGTTCTTGCACATCATCagcatttcaaacatttttgaagaagaaaaatcagagttaacattttgagtccactgaTCTTTTCTCAGAACTcgtggtagctgggaaaacattggtttatatgcagaaaatagggagagggatggggaaagacagtaaatgataggataaaagGCAGAGCcttaagagagagagaagagcagttggatagacaaaggagttgataacaaccTGGCTAGGAGTGAGTagctgttaatagggactgttagtgactaacaataggtagtgtgtaatggcaggctatgtgataaccagggctggtgtgtggggtagggtgcTAGGACACgagagagtttaggtcctaaaattattgaacttgatattgagtccagaggactgcagggttcccatgcggaaaataaggtgctgttcttccaactagcgctgagctttgctgcagcactgtagcaagcctaagacagagatgttggccagggaacagggtggtgtgttaaagtggcagtaAACTGGAACTCAGGGTCTTCTTTGCAATCAGAAAATATATGTTTTGCAATGCAGTCAacaagtctacacttcatttccccaatgtagaggagaccatattgtgagcaacAAACGTAGTACACTAGATTtggggaagtgcaggtgaagtgttgcttcatctggaaggtatgtttgggcccttggatattgcAGAGAGAGGAgctaaatgggcaggtgttgcacgtTCAccagttgcagaggaaggtgccatgggaGAAACAGGAGGGTGTTTGGTGGAGGCATCTCACTGCAGGTGGCAGAAatgcatctgatgatcttctggatgtggattgTGGTGGGATGATATGTAAGGACACAGGGAACCCTATCATTGTTGGAGGAGGGAAGATATGGAGTGAGGGCATAAGTGCGAGCGGTGGATTGGACCTGGTTGAGCgccctgttgacaatggagctGGAAAACCCttgattgaggaagaaggtggacattttggaagctcccttgtcgaagtttgCCTCATCTACACAATGGAGGCACAGGAACTGAGAGATtgggatggagtctttgcaggaagTAGAGTGCAAGGAtgcatagtccaggtagctgtgggagtcagtaggtttatAGTGTATATTAGCAgccagtctattcccagaaatggaaacagagatgttgaagggaagggaggaattagagatagaccaggtgaaaaagtgagagcagggtggaaattggaagcaaaatctaTGAACTTTCCCAATTCCTGATGAGAGAAGAGGGAAGCAGTATCGATGATATCAGAGAAAGGGTTGTGGGTGGGGCCTGAattaggactggaacaagggacatcccacataccccatgaagagacaggcataactaggggcCATGTAGATACCCAAGGCCACTCCTCTGACCCAAAGAAAATGAggggagttaaaggagaagttgttgaggatgaggacgagctCAGCCAAGCGagtagggtggtggtgggtggacacagttcaggtctttgcttcaggaagaagtggagagccctaagactCTTCTAGTGGGGAATGGACACGTAAAGTGATTTCGCATCCATAGTAAAgagggccctgcagccctccggactcaataacaagttcaataattttagggcctaaactctcccatatcatagtcccctaccccacacgccaggccttgttatcacaaagcctgccataacacactacctattgttagtcactaacagtccctactAACAGCtcttcactctcctagccaggttgttatcaactcctttgtctttccaactgctcttctctctctctttgggctctatcctttatttATCATTTACTCCCAAACAgacacccctccctattttctgcatataaaccaatgttttcccagcttcgtcaattctgaggaagggtcactagtcCTAAAACATTAACACCAATTttctttcagagatgctgccaacctgctgagcttttccagcaacttctatttttgttcctgatttacagcatccgcagttcattcaATTTTTATCACTTATTTCTATTTTATTACATGGGGGACTAGTGTTTTTGTTTAGCCTTGGAATAATTTAAAAGGTCTCAACTGTTCATTGGCATTCGTATTATCCCTGCTAAAGAGGTCAGTCTCATGCATATATTTCAAACCCTCCTCCATTTTTATAAATGTAGCTGCTTTGTAATCTAAAAAGTAGCAAGAAGTTATCAGTCACCTTTGCCTGGATGGCAAATTATGGATTTGCGTACAATGTTCGTTAAAGTTAGATTGAACACAAAGACAAAACAGCAGGTAGCAGATGAACAATTACATCAATGCTGTTacttaacaaaaataaaatcaccaaCTAGTAAACCCAGTCATAAAGTTCGAAATTAAACAAATACAGGGGACTAGTTGATATGATATTGTTTGACAGAGGTAGCGAAGGTTTCTGAAGCCTGAATTATGACAGTGTGCCGTCAAACAGAACAAAGTAATTTAAACTGATTTTGATATAATTACTTTCTTGAAAGCATTGCCATAAAGGATATCTTTACTATAGTTGCTCAGAGAGTAAACATCCAACATCACAAAAGTAACTTAATAAAATTCTGAAAGATATCAACCTGTGCGCTCTTAAATTTCTATGTAAATTTTCCATAGTCATCTGCCACAACCAAATGTTTTATTCCATTCCTCATACAGTTCAAGGTCTTTCAGAGACACACTTGGCCGCACATTTACCAATGCATTTTTAAAGTCTATAAATGCAATAGGCCGCACTTGGTCTGGTGTGATAGTGGAAATGTCTGCTATCTGAATGCTGCGAATTGGCCCCAAGGCTGCCTCACGACAAAGCTGAGTCATGTCAGCCCCTGAATATCCCTCAGATTGTTCAATGATCAACTCCAATTCCTCTGGACTCAGTGAACAGTTTTCATGAGACATCAATTTCTTTACTATTTGTCTCCTTGCAGATATTTCTGGCAAAGGGATGTACAGTCTTTTGACCAGGCGGCGACGAGCTGCCTCATCTATTTCTTGGGGTCGGTTTGTGGCTCCCACCACAAGAATACGATCATCTGCTGAAGTAGCCGCACCATCTAACTGCACTAAGAACTCCGTTTTTATTCTTCTCGAAGAATCATGTTCACCGTCAACTCTCTGAGACAAGAGAGAATCAATTTCATCAATGAAGATGACTGCAGGCTGGTGGCAGCGTGCCACAGCAAACATTGCACGTACCATTTTTTCACCTTCTCCAACCCACTTGGAAGTTAGTGATGAAGCACTGATGCTGAAGAAAGTTGCCCCTGACTGGCATGCAATGCACTTACCAATTAGAGTTTTACCTGTTCCAGGTGGGCCAAATAAAAGAATTCCTTTGGGTGGACCACGGAGACCAGTAAAAATATCTGGTCGCAGCATTGGCCAAACCACTATCTCCTTAATTGTTGTTTTAGCAAACTCCAACCCAGCTATATCATCCCAGTTTACTGGGGGGCCATGGTCCATGATCTCACTCATAATAAGTTGAATCATTTTTGGCTCAACGTTCTTTAAACGCTCATCCACAGGTAGGGAGGCTTCAGAAGAATTGTTCTCTTGAGGCACTGAAGATAGTCCACTATTTTCATCTCCATTATCTTGTTTTGATACTGGAGAAACAAATTTACCAAATAAGCCACGTGACCTGACTGTACCCAAAGACTTCTTTGAACTATTATACAATGTTGATACTGGTAGTCGCTGAGATTGAGACTGATTTCCAAACTTTTTCTGTTGAACAACATGTAGTTGCTcctttgcagttttaaaactAGTCATGAAACCTTCATCAGCAGCAGAACTACCATCAGATCTCGTATTTCTAGTCACATTATCGAAATTCTTTTGCTTATAAGTAGTCCAGTTTTGGTTTTGAAAATGGCCATATGTCATGTCAGTATACGAATCACAATCTCTAGATATCTGGGGAGACTTTCTCTTAGATGTGCTACCTAGCACATCAAGGGCCAAATTGCTATTAACAGGCATACACTGGCCAGATAGAGTTCCTATTTGAGGTACAGTACAATATGCCTCTTTGCTCGATCCAAATAAAGGGTCACCATGGAGGTTTTTAGAAGTTGCTGATGAAAATGTACCTATAGACTTTAAGACACTAGCGCCATCAGCCACTGGCTGAGCAGCTGAGAGATCTTGCACCGTTTTTGTATATGTAAAGGCACCAACTGTGGAGTACTTGTCTGAAGTATTGTCTTCATTAACATTTCTTGAAGGTACGTCAGGGGACAAAATTAAACTTTTAGTTTTAGGAACTGATTCTTTTGTATCACTGTGTGATGCAGTTTCTATTTTATGACAGTCTAAACTGGTCATATGATTGGTTTTACCAACTACTATTGAAGCATCAGATGCAGATACCAACAAGTCCCGAGCTATTTTGCCAGATTTAAACATCTCCTGCACacttttaaatttgaaaatactGTTTTCAGTCAAAGATGACTGCCACTGATTGCTTTCATTCTTTTGGCATCTTGACAAAGCGAGAACACTGTCAGCATAATTATTCAGGCCGATCTCTGCATTGTCCGAGTCAATAATGGCTGCATATTTTTCAGTGCATCTTCTAAATGAGCTGGCAGCACAGTCCCAGGTGATATCAGAGTTTGCCCATGCATACTGTAACTGTAAAATTTGTCCACGATAAGCATCAGCCCTCTGTCCGGGTGTGCAATTATCGGAAGTGATACTGAAATAATGTTTCTGCCATTCGCTGAGGTGTAGTGCATCAGCAGGCTGCATTCTACTGAACCTAAGtaaaagagaaagcaaaattaaaaatgcCTTTGATTTGGCACTAATTAattgcactgtatttttctacCATAGCTTTTCTATCAACAAAAGCTCCATTAGCCACAGTCAATTACATTGGCTTAGCCTGCACCGCTGTGGGGCATGAAATGGCTTGATCCAAACCAGCAACAAAACAGATTGTCTTTTCAATGTTTCCTAAGTACCTTTCTGGTTTGGCTCAGCtcgcaactttttttttgagccagtgtgtgtgtttaaAACCCCAAGGTGGGACGCTGCAAGTAGataaaaaaaaaaggtgtttACCTCAGTTCGCACTGACCGGGGGAAAGGAGTGGTGCAGAGCCACAAGAAGGATTCTCTGGCCGCCAACCCCCAATCAGCATGACCCTACAGCCATTACGGGTGCCCCCTTCTATCAACTCTGACCAAATGCACGATACCACCCCAGAGCCTACAAATCACCCTGACCTTTGACCCAGCGCGAGATCCCCTCTCCAACCGTCAACCTGACCCCTGACCTATTTCTCCAGCTCGGGCCCGGACGCTCTCAACGGCTCGAATCCCGCGGTACTGCCAGGGGCCATGGGGTGAGAGGAAAGATGGCGGGGTGAGCGAGCGTTTGCGAGTCGCCGGCTGCCTGCGCACTCAGCGCCACCTCGAGGCTCAGATCCGGGTCGATGTCAGAGCGCACCGCGGAGGTGGGAGCGCAGAAATAATGGTGTGCTTTGAATCCATGCTCTGAGTTAGCAGGTATGATAAACGAAATTAATAACGTCGAAAAAGGGAACACGCAAGAAAGAAAACGATACACAGCCAGTTCAACGGGACATAAACGGAATGAGctgaaaagcaaaaacagaaagtttcttgaaaagctcaggaggtctgatATCATtagtgcagagaaatcagagttaacatgtcgggttaaatttccagcaatttctgcttttgtttctgatttccagcatcggtTTTTATTGAGATGAGAAATGCTTGGTAAAGAGGAGCAGCTTGTTGGTGAACTCGCACGGGTGAATGGGTTGTTTTGATTATGTGATAATGCAATATTGATATTAATGTTTCCATTATCAGTATGATTGTGTTAACAGATAAGGATCGgtttaaaatttattcacaaaCAAGGCACAATCAACTCAAACAAGATAAAGCGAGCGAAAACTGATCTTCGTTTCAGCTGTCCCTTCCCCACTGAACTTTATTCTATTTCTCCTACTTTTGCCGTGTCTCTTCCCACTTGCAATCCTGATTCTTCTACATCATTCAATACCTCTAACCCTCATCAGGACAATCCGAGGTCTCTAAGCTTCTTCCATAAGCTTGCAACAGTCTCTTCGTGTCACTCCCCTCTCGACTGGGCTTGTTCtcacattgtgatcagagatgatggggactgcagatgctggagaatccaagataacaaagtgtgaagctggatgaacacagcaggccaagcagcatcttaggagcacaaaagctgacgtttcgggcctagacccttcatcagagagggggatggggagagggttctgaaataaatagggagagagggggaggcggaccgaagatggatagaggaggagataggtggagaggagagtacggttggggaggtggggaggggataggtcagtccggggaggacggacaggtcaaggaggcgggatgaggttagtaggtgggaaatggaggtgcggcttgaggtgggaggaggagataggtgagaggaagaacaggttagggaggtggggacgagctggactggttttgggatgcagtggggggaggggaagagctgggctggttgtgtggtgcagtggggggaggggacgagctgggctggttttgggatgcagtgggggagggggagattttgaagcttgtgaagtccacgttgataccattgggctgcagggttcccaagcgcaattaacaactgcacctcccagttgcgaaccatttcaactccccctcccattccttagacgacatgtccgtcatgggcctcctgcagtgccacaatgatgccacccaaagtttgcaggagcagcaactcatattccgcttgggaaccctgcagcccaatggcactGTTGATAACCACTCTGCCACCCTAGAtggtgttcaacaaggtacctcatgaAAGTTAAGTCATAAGATCAGAGCTCATGATTCTGGAGATTGTATATTTCCATGGATAGAGAATTCACTCAAGGGCAGTAAACAGAGTAGAAATAAGGGGTTATTTTTCAGATTGGTGACTTGTGACCAGTGGGGatccatagggatcagtgttgagacaccaattatttgcaatatatgtgaatgacttggagaaaggaagtgaatgtactgtagccaaattcgTGGATGACACacaaataggtggaaaggcaggaatatgaacagtttacagagaaataTTGATGGGTTAAATAAATGGGTAaacattggcaaatggagtataatgtgggaaaatgcaaagttgttcttTTTGGAGAAGAgaacaaattattatttaaatggagaaaagttgcagaaaactgcaacacaaagggactcaACTCCCTCTTAAATTTCCCTGGCAAGCCACCAaatgggcagttaggaatgggcaatacatgctggctcAGTTATCAATGAACTTATGTAATGAATTCGTAAAAAGCATGTAACAAAACTAAAAACAATGGAGTTGGTTCTCTGTACCTTGGCATTTGGCAGCTAATATTCAGTTAGTTAATAGTCTGCTTTTTTTTAAGGATTTTGTGTATGAATTTAATATTATGCAATGATAT
The sequence above is drawn from the Stegostoma tigrinum isolate sSteTig4 chromosome 2, sSteTig4.hap1, whole genome shotgun sequence genome and encodes:
- the fignl1 gene encoding fidgetin-like protein 1 isoform X2, coding for MQPADALHLSEWQKHYFSITSDNCTPGQRADAYRGQILQLQYAWANSDITWDCAASSFRRCTEKYAAIIDSDNAEIGLNNYADSVLALSRCQKNESNQWQSSLTENSIFKFKSVQEMFKSGKIARDLLVSASDASIVVGKTNHMTSLDCHKIETASHSDTKESVPKTKSLILSPDVPSRNVNEDNTSDKYSTVGAFTYTKTVQDLSAAQPVADGASVLKSIGTFSSATSKNLHGDPLFGSSKEAYCTVPQIGTLSGQCMPVNSNLALDVLGSTSKRKSPQISRDCDSYTDMTYGHFQNQNWTTYKQKNFDNVTRNTRSDGSSAADEGFMTSFKTAKEQLHVVQQKKFGNQSQSQRLPVSTLYNSSKKSLGTVRSRGLFGKFVSPVSKQDNGDENSGLSSVPQENNSSEASLPVDERLKNVEPKMIQLIMSEIMDHGPPVNWDDIAGLEFAKTTIKEIVVWPMLRPDIFTGLRGPPKGILLFGPPGTGKTLIGKCIACQSGATFFSISASSLTSKWVGEGEKMVRAMFAVARCHQPAVIFIDEIDSLLSQRVDGEHDSSRRIKTEFLVQLDGAATSADDRILVVGATNRPQEIDEAARRRLVKRLYIPLPEISARRQIVKKLMSHENCSLSPEELELIIEQSEGYSGADMTQLCREAALGPIRSIQIADISTITPDQVRPIAFIDFKNALVNVRPSVSLKDLELYEEWNKTFGCGR
- the fignl1 gene encoding fidgetin-like protein 1 isoform X1, which produces MLIGGWRPENPSCGSAPLLSPGQCELRFSRMQPADALHLSEWQKHYFSITSDNCTPGQRADAYRGQILQLQYAWANSDITWDCAASSFRRCTEKYAAIIDSDNAEIGLNNYADSVLALSRCQKNESNQWQSSLTENSIFKFKSVQEMFKSGKIARDLLVSASDASIVVGKTNHMTSLDCHKIETASHSDTKESVPKTKSLILSPDVPSRNVNEDNTSDKYSTVGAFTYTKTVQDLSAAQPVADGASVLKSIGTFSSATSKNLHGDPLFGSSKEAYCTVPQIGTLSGQCMPVNSNLALDVLGSTSKRKSPQISRDCDSYTDMTYGHFQNQNWTTYKQKNFDNVTRNTRSDGSSAADEGFMTSFKTAKEQLHVVQQKKFGNQSQSQRLPVSTLYNSSKKSLGTVRSRGLFGKFVSPVSKQDNGDENSGLSSVPQENNSSEASLPVDERLKNVEPKMIQLIMSEIMDHGPPVNWDDIAGLEFAKTTIKEIVVWPMLRPDIFTGLRGPPKGILLFGPPGTGKTLIGKCIACQSGATFFSISASSLTSKWVGEGEKMVRAMFAVARCHQPAVIFIDEIDSLLSQRVDGEHDSSRRIKTEFLVQLDGAATSADDRILVVGATNRPQEIDEAARRRLVKRLYIPLPEISARRQIVKKLMSHENCSLSPEELELIIEQSEGYSGADMTQLCREAALGPIRSIQIADISTITPDQVRPIAFIDFKNALVNVRPSVSLKDLELYEEWNKTFGCGR